A stretch of the Alnus glutinosa chromosome 6, dhAlnGlut1.1, whole genome shotgun sequence genome encodes the following:
- the LOC133871960 gene encoding histone deacetylase 19-like, with protein sequence MESGGNSLTSGPDGVKRKVSYFYDPEVGNYYYGQGHPMKPHRIRMTHALLAHYGLLQHMQVLKPTPARDRDLCKFHADDYVNFLRAITPETQQDQLRQLKRFNVGEDCPVFDGLYSFCQTYAGGSVAGALKLNQGGCDIAINWAGGLHHAKKCEASGFCYVNDIVLAILELLKVHERVLYVDIDIHHGDGVEEAFYTTDRVMTVSFHKFGDYFPGTGDVRDIGYGKGKYYSLNVPLDDGIDDESYQSLFKPIIGKVMEVFRPGAVILQCGADSLSGDRLGCFNLSIKGHAECLRFMRSFNVPLLLVGGGGYTIRNVARCWCYETGVALGIELDDKMPQHEYYEYFGPDYTLHVAPSNMENKNSRQLLEEIRAKLLDNLSKLQHAPSVQFQDRPPDTELPEADEDQNDGDKRWEPDSDMESDDDRKPLPSRVKREYIEPECKDPVSNMMAIDEPCIKVEQNDSNKPSEQHTEMNL encoded by the exons ATGGAAAGCGGAGGCAATTCCCTTACATCTGGGCCAGATGGGGTGAAGAGAAAAGTTTCCTATTTCTATGACCCTGAGGTTGGGAATTATTATTATGGACAGGGTCACCCGATGAAGCCACATAGGATTCGAATGACACATGCTCTCTTAGCCCACTATGGATTGCTTCAACATATGCAGGTCCTGAAGCCCACTCCTGCCAGAGATAGGGATCTTTGCAAGTTCCATGCTGATGATTATGTCAACTTTCTGAGGGCCATAACCCCGGAAACACAGCAAGATCAACTGAGGCAGCTGAAGAGGTTTAACGTTGGGGAAGACTGCCCCGTATTTGATGGTCTTTACTCATTCTGTCAGACTTATGCCGGGGGTTCAGTTGCTGGTGCTCTCAAATTGAACCAAGGAGGTTGTGATATTGCAATTAACTGGGCTGGTGGGCTGCACCATGCCAAAAAGTGTGAGGCTTCTGGATTTTGCTACGTGAACGATATTGTATTGgcaattctagagcttctcaaAGTACATGAG CGTGTTTTATATGTGGACATTGATATCCACCATGGCGACGGTGTAGAGGAGGCTTTTTACACAACTGATAGAGTCATGACTGTTTCATTTCATAAATTTGGAGATTATTTCCCTGGTACAGGTGATGTTCGTGACATTGGATATGGTAAAGGGAAGTACTATTCTCTCAATGTACCCCTTGATGATGGTATTGATGATGAGAGCTACCAATCATTGTTTAAGCCAATAATAGGGAAAGTGATGGAAGTTTTCAGGCCTGGTGCTGTGATCCTACAGTGTGGTGCAGACTCTTTGTCAGGTGATAGATTAGGGTGTTTCAATCTATCTATTAAGGGTCACGCAGAGTGTCTTAGATTTATGAGATCTTTCAATGTTCCTCTTCTATTGGTGGGTGGAGGTGGTTATACAATACGAAATGTCGCTCGTTGCTGGTGTTATGAG ACGGGTGTTGCACTTGGGATCGAACTTGATGATAAGATGCCACAACATGAATATTATGAGTACTTTGGTCCAGACTATACTCTTCATGTGGCTCCAAGTAACATGGAAAATAAAAACTCTCGCCAGCTATTGGAAGAGATAAGAGCAAAACTTCTTGATAATCTATCAAAGCTGCAACATGCTCCAAGTGTCCAGTTCCAAGACCGACCACCTGATACAGAGCTTCCAGAG GCGGATGAAGATCAAAATGATGGAGATAAAAGATGGGAACCTGATTCTGACATGGAGTCTGATGATGACCG TAAGCCTTTGCCAAGTCGAGTGAAGAGAGAATATATCGAACCCGAATGTAAAGATCCA GTATCAAATATGATGGCAATAGATGAGCCATGCATCAAAGTGGAGCAGAATGACTCAAACAAACCATCTGAACAACATACTGAGATGAACTTATAA